Proteins from a genomic interval of Zingiber officinale cultivar Zhangliang chromosome 2A, Zo_v1.1, whole genome shotgun sequence:
- the LOC122044295 gene encoding proline-rich receptor-like protein kinase PERK2 — protein MHCSLIERKRLGGGGGGSAAAQRKKFPSSASPAPRRGHRRPPPSLFFLSSFLADKPPRTERRPLDGQQSNLLISSSSSPSRASRRSPASASPPLPPAASTSSSPCLRALPRALSPSPLRSSPALATAPLLLFVVLPPDGHDAASCGQRRCLWRPALPPAAVASSFPGRCHLLPQPLPLPPAGATASRKSQPLPPAGAAAPGGHHRYLTQPPAATDATADAPSGHRHFFQWPPALPAAATDVDAYSRCRLQR, from the coding sequence ATGCACTGTTCATTGATCGAGAGGAAgaggttggggggggggggggggggttccgcCGCCGCACAAAGGAAGAAGTTTCCTTCCTCAGCCTCTCCGGCGCCTCGCCGGGGCCATCGCCGACCGCCACCAtcgctcttcttcctctcctccttcctcGCCGACAAGCCACCACGAACGGAGCGCCGCCCTCTCGACGGCCAGCAGTCGAACCTCCTCATCTCCTCGTCCTCGTCTCCCTCACGGGCTTCTCGCCGGTCGCCAGCCTCCGCCTCCCCTCCTCTCCCTCCGGCCGCAAGCACCTCCTCTTCTCCCTGCTTGCGCGCGCTGCCTCGAGCTCTCTCGCCTTCGCCACTTCGTTCTTCGCCGGCCCTCGCCAcggctcctcttctcctcttcgtgGTGCTGCCACCAGATGGGCACGACGCCGCCTCCTGCGGCCAACGCCGCTGCCTCTGGCGACCGGCGCTGCCTCCTGCGGCCGTCGCCTCCTCCTTTCCCGGCCGCTGCCACCTTCTCCCGCAGCCACTGCCGCTGCCTCCGGCAGGCGCTACTGCCTCTAGGAAGAGCCAGCCGCTGCCTCCGGCGGGTGCTGCCGCCCCCGGCGGCCATCACCGCTACCTCACGCAGCCTCCGGCGGCTACGGATGCCACTGCCGACGCCCCCAGCGGGCATCGACATTTCTTCCAGTGGCCACCGGCTCTTCCCGCCGCTGCCACAGACGTCGATGCCTATAGCAGGTGTCGCCTCCAGCGATAG